Proteins encoded within one genomic window of Halorussus salilacus:
- a CDS encoding Lrp/AsnC family transcriptional regulator → MVRAYVAIITGEGAADDIVSAVRDLPGVAEAHVVAGDFDVVAEAEGETVRDLQRTVTDGIHGVEGVGTTRTYVQLD, encoded by the coding sequence ATGGTTCGTGCGTACGTCGCGATAATCACCGGCGAGGGGGCGGCCGACGACATCGTCTCCGCGGTCCGAGACCTCCCGGGGGTCGCCGAGGCACATGTGGTCGCGGGGGACTTCGACGTCGTCGCCGAGGCTGAGGGCGAGACCGTCCGGGACCTCCAGCGGACCGTCACCGACGGCATCCACGGCGTCGAGGGCGTGGGGACGACCCGGACGTACGTCCAGCTCGACTGA
- a CDS encoding DUF7384 family protein, translating into MAENNPARIVADADVLAADLLVGGAAREALDTTRAHSWVELVASDDLLDDAEAVIRELADDDLAGAWREKIENLRVRVEHPAGDHPALASAYRGGAAHLLSYDDDLRSAEAGATLGSRMNLSVKTPAGFVGMFDAEGLYEAVEGGEYPGPDRDPRA; encoded by the coding sequence ATGGCCGAGAATAATCCGGCCCGAATCGTCGCCGACGCCGACGTGCTGGCGGCCGACCTGCTCGTCGGCGGGGCGGCCCGCGAGGCGCTGGATACGACCCGCGCCCACTCGTGGGTCGAACTGGTCGCCAGCGACGACCTGCTCGACGACGCCGAGGCCGTGATCCGGGAACTGGCCGACGACGACTTGGCGGGCGCGTGGCGCGAGAAGATCGAGAACCTCCGGGTCCGGGTCGAACACCCGGCGGGCGACCACCCCGCGCTGGCGAGCGCGTACCGCGGGGGCGCGGCCCACCTGCTGAGTTACGACGACGACCTCCGGAGCGCGGAGGCCGGGGCCACACTGGGGTCGCGGATGAACCTGAGCGTCAAGACGCCCGCGGGGTTCGTCGGGATGTTCGACGCCGAGGGACTGTACGAGGCCGTCGAGGGCGGGGAGTACCCGGGGCCGGACCGCGACCCGCGGGCGTGA
- a CDS encoding DUF106 domain-containing protein translates to MARTADKIESLIADDGAMADALAVVYDRTDGGSERIEWADVNDQLTSGQWGRLIEKDVLESDGDEFRLADPSAVEAALEDEPTTTISTDTDGDTDVDIDDEESSWSKWDKMAAVGSVGLFLGYSQASVRNVIGSAVNVLIGPIEAVLPFYVVVLVLALITGLYSTLLQANLMDMEKMGAYQQRMKDIQEKRKKAKERGDDEEMERIREEQMDAMGDQLGMFKEQFRPMVWTMFLTIPVFLWIYWMVLDGHVPADETTIVAPLVGEANWRQGVVGPMQLWIVWYFLCSMGFTQLIRKSLNIQTTPT, encoded by the coding sequence ATGGCACGGACCGCGGACAAGATAGAGTCGCTCATCGCCGACGACGGGGCGATGGCCGACGCGCTTGCGGTCGTCTACGACCGCACCGACGGCGGCTCCGAGCGAATCGAGTGGGCCGACGTGAACGACCAGCTCACGAGCGGCCAGTGGGGACGACTCATCGAGAAGGACGTTCTCGAAAGCGACGGCGACGAGTTCCGACTCGCCGACCCGAGCGCGGTCGAAGCCGCCCTCGAAGACGAACCGACGACGACCATCTCGACCGACACCGACGGCGACACCGACGTGGACATCGACGACGAGGAGTCGTCGTGGTCGAAGTGGGACAAGATGGCGGCGGTGGGCTCGGTCGGGCTGTTCCTCGGTTACTCGCAGGCGTCGGTGCGGAACGTCATCGGGAGCGCCGTCAACGTCCTCATCGGCCCCATCGAGGCTGTGTTGCCCTTCTACGTGGTCGTCTTGGTGCTGGCGCTCATCACGGGTCTGTACTCGACGCTGTTGCAGGCCAATCTGATGGACATGGAGAAGATGGGGGCCTACCAGCAACGGATGAAGGACATCCAGGAGAAGCGAAAGAAGGCCAAAGAGCGCGGCGACGACGAGGAGATGGAGCGCATCCGCGAGGAGCAGATGGACGCGATGGGCGACCAGCTCGGCATGTTCAAAGAGCAGTTCCGCCCGATGGTCTGGACGATGTTCCTCACCATCCCCGTGTTCCTCTGGATCTACTGGATGGTGCTCGACGGTCACGTCCCGGCCGACGAGACCACCATCGTCGCGCCGCTGGTCGGGGAGGCCAACTGGCGACAGGGCGTCGTGGGTCCGATGCAGCTGTGGATCGTCTGGTACTTCCTCTGCTCGATGGGATTCACCCAGCTCATCCGGAAGTCGCTGAACATCCAGACCACGCCGACGTAG
- a CDS encoding RAD55 family ATPase — protein MDRIPFGVSRLDDIIGGGAPPGSVVLLAGQAGAGAREFLFTSATVNGLAHTDPEQFDLHYGEVDDRAEVPDEIHYVSFTDSAAELRREIAYTMSQELVDAGVEAVTFEDLSKEYFQLSAIPTEWYTHRTQTITDLGQGSDRRDVLEALGEYFNRHAQGNLVVIDSLTDLARIPDEHLDWSDISLLVKGLQKASRHWDGLILVLVNEDALTAEEMGSLMGAADGTIAFEWETGGSERDRVMFVREFRGVLSRLEAEDIIRFETEIHEGGFDISNVRKIR, from the coding sequence ATGGACCGAATCCCCTTCGGCGTCTCTCGGCTCGACGACATCATCGGCGGCGGGGCCCCGCCGGGAAGCGTGGTCCTGCTGGCGGGGCAGGCCGGTGCGGGTGCCCGGGAGTTCCTGTTCACCAGCGCGACCGTCAACGGACTCGCCCACACCGACCCCGAGCAGTTCGACCTCCACTACGGCGAGGTCGACGACCGCGCGGAGGTGCCCGACGAGATACACTACGTCTCCTTTACCGACAGCGCCGCCGAACTCCGTAGGGAGATCGCCTACACCATGAGCCAGGAGCTGGTCGATGCGGGCGTCGAGGCGGTGACCTTCGAGGACCTGAGCAAGGAGTACTTCCAGCTGTCGGCCATCCCCACCGAGTGGTACACCCACCGGACTCAGACCATCACCGACCTCGGGCAGGGCAGCGACCGCCGGGACGTACTGGAGGCGCTCGGCGAGTACTTCAACCGCCACGCTCAGGGCAACCTCGTCGTGATCGACTCGCTGACCGACCTCGCGCGCATCCCCGACGAGCACCTCGACTGGAGCGACATCTCCCTGCTGGTCAAGGGCCTCCAGAAGGCCTCCCGGCACTGGGACGGCCTCATCCTGGTGCTGGTCAACGAGGACGCGCTCACCGCCGAGGAGATGGGGAGCCTGATGGGCGCGGCCGACGGCACCATCGCCTTCGAGTGGGAGACCGGCGGGAGCGAGCGCGACCGGGTGATGTTCGTCAGAGAGTTCCGCGGCGTCCTCTCGCGGCTGGAGGCCGAGGACATCATCCGCTTCGAGACCGAGATACACGAGGGCGGCTTCGACATCAGCAACGTCCGGAAGATACGATAG
- a CDS encoding adenylate kinase — protein sequence MNPHILILGAPGAGKGTQSDNIVEEFGVEHVTTGDALRANKGMDISHLGLEYDTPGEYMDRGELVPDEVVDEIVETALDEADGYVLDGYPRNLAQAETLASMTDLDVALYLDVDEDVLVERLTGRRVCEECGATYHVEFSPPEEEGVCDRCGGDLYQREDDTEETARERIRVYEENTAPVVEFYDERGDLVRIDGEGSPDEVWADVKDAIESNA from the coding sequence ATGAACCCGCACATCCTGATACTCGGTGCGCCGGGCGCAGGCAAGGGAACCCAGAGCGACAACATCGTCGAGGAGTTCGGCGTCGAGCACGTCACGACCGGCGACGCCCTCCGCGCGAACAAGGGGATGGACATCTCCCACCTCGGACTCGAATACGACACCCCCGGCGAGTACATGGACCGGGGCGAACTCGTCCCCGACGAGGTCGTCGACGAGATCGTCGAGACCGCCCTCGACGAGGCCGACGGCTACGTCCTCGACGGCTATCCGCGCAACCTCGCGCAGGCCGAGACGCTCGCGTCGATGACCGACCTCGACGTGGCGCTGTACCTCGACGTGGACGAGGACGTGCTGGTCGAGCGCCTGACCGGCCGCCGGGTCTGCGAGGAGTGCGGCGCGACCTACCACGTCGAGTTCAGCCCGCCCGAGGAGGAGGGCGTCTGCGACCGGTGCGGCGGCGACCTCTACCAGCGCGAGGACGACACCGAGGAGACCGCCCGCGAGCGCATCCGGGTGTACGAGGAGAACACCGCGCCGGTCGTGGAGTTCTACGACGAGCGGGGCGACCTCGTCCGAATCGACGGCGAGGGGTCGCCCGACGAGGTGTGGGCCGACGTGAAGGACGCAATCGAGTCGAACGCCTAA
- a CDS encoding universal stress protein, whose amino-acid sequence MTDQLLETVLLPVAGPEDAEATCAAAVDRIAAAGGRVVAVHVVEKAGGAPDKVSVEQREEYAEEAFEVVERRCADAGVPVETRIAYGTDVAETIFEVADDVDATAIAFTPRGGSRWVRLLTGDVALSLATETDRPVVVLPDPGDEETDEGDA is encoded by the coding sequence ATGACCGACCAACTGCTCGAAACCGTTCTCCTGCCCGTCGCGGGACCCGAGGACGCCGAGGCCACCTGCGCGGCCGCGGTGGACCGCATCGCGGCCGCCGGGGGGCGCGTCGTCGCCGTCCACGTCGTCGAGAAGGCCGGAGGCGCGCCCGACAAGGTGTCCGTCGAGCAACGCGAGGAGTACGCCGAGGAGGCGTTCGAGGTGGTCGAACGCCGGTGCGCCGACGCGGGCGTCCCGGTCGAGACGCGAATCGCGTACGGCACCGACGTGGCCGAGACCATATTCGAGGTCGCCGACGACGTGGACGCGACCGCCATCGCCTTCACGCCGCGGGGCGGGAGCCGATGGGTCCGCCTGCTGACCGGCGACGTCGCGCTGTCGCTGGCGACCGAGACCGACCGGCCGGTGGTCGTGTTGCCGGACCCCGGAGACGAGGAGACGGACGAGGGGGACGCATGA
- a CDS encoding TrkH family potassium uptake protein has translation MELRVEWRQSVALTGTIIKYLAAAMVVPLAVAVVYGDDVGVFLASIAITVAVGLSLERLSDDTDLHPREALLLVALSWVGVALVGTVPYLLAGYGTASTLANPVNALFESMSGFTTTGATVMGEISFERHSHALLMWRQLTQWLGGMGIIVLMVAILPELAVNGAQLISSEAPGPELQKLTPQIAETARILWLFYLGFTVLYVVLLYGLHLAGLAPNMDFYNAVAHGFTTLPTGGFSPEADSIAAFSPAVQWVVIPFMLIAGTNFALFYFVYRDDVREFFENREFQAYVGASAGLTVVLWGLLFTGSAPALDLGGVTEGVTENALRQAAFQIVSLLNSTGYATSDFAQWDTTGQVVLLFAMFIGGSAGSTGGGVKVVRWLIVLKAARRELFTAAHPEAVRPIRLGDSVIDEDTIRGILGFTFMYLLIFGVATVLIALDAGRVGMELTTLDVISASIATLGNIGPGFGPLGPFGSYLDFPATSKLLMIFLMWIGRLEIIPGLVLLTGAFWKR, from the coding sequence ATGGAACTGAGGGTCGAGTGGCGCCAGAGCGTCGCGCTCACCGGAACGATAATCAAGTACCTCGCCGCGGCGATGGTCGTTCCGCTCGCGGTCGCGGTCGTCTACGGCGACGACGTTGGCGTGTTCCTGGCCTCCATCGCCATCACGGTCGCCGTCGGACTCTCACTGGAACGGCTCTCCGACGACACCGACCTCCACCCGCGGGAGGCGCTGTTGCTGGTCGCGCTCTCGTGGGTCGGGGTCGCCCTCGTCGGAACCGTCCCCTACCTGCTCGCGGGGTACGGAACGGCGTCGACGCTCGCCAACCCCGTCAACGCGCTGTTCGAGTCGATGTCGGGGTTCACGACGACCGGCGCGACCGTGATGGGCGAAATCTCCTTCGAACGCCACTCCCACGCGTTGTTGATGTGGCGACAGCTCACCCAGTGGCTCGGGGGGATGGGAATCATCGTCCTGATGGTGGCCATCCTGCCGGAGCTGGCGGTCAACGGCGCACAGCTCATCAGCTCGGAAGCGCCCGGTCCCGAACTACAGAAGCTGACGCCGCAGATCGCCGAGACGGCGCGCATCCTCTGGCTGTTCTACCTCGGGTTCACGGTGCTGTACGTCGTCCTCCTCTACGGCCTCCACCTCGCGGGCCTCGCGCCGAACATGGACTTCTACAACGCCGTCGCACACGGGTTCACGACCCTCCCGACCGGCGGGTTCTCGCCCGAGGCCGACAGCATCGCCGCCTTCTCTCCGGCGGTCCAGTGGGTCGTGATACCGTTCATGCTCATCGCCGGGACCAACTTCGCGCTGTTCTACTTCGTCTATCGGGACGACGTCCGGGAGTTCTTCGAGAACCGGGAGTTCCAGGCGTACGTCGGTGCGAGCGCGGGGCTCACCGTCGTCCTCTGGGGGCTCCTGTTCACCGGCTCTGCGCCCGCGCTCGACCTCGGCGGCGTGACCGAGGGGGTCACCGAGAACGCCCTGCGACAGGCCGCGTTCCAGATCGTCTCGCTGTTGAACTCGACGGGCTACGCGACCAGCGACTTCGCCCAGTGGGACACGACGGGACAGGTCGTGCTGTTGTTCGCGATGTTCATTGGAGGGTCCGCGGGGTCGACTGGCGGCGGGGTGAAGGTCGTCCGGTGGCTCATCGTCCTCAAGGCCGCCAGGCGCGAGCTGTTCACCGCCGCCCACCCCGAGGCGGTCCGACCGATTCGACTCGGCGACAGCGTCATCGACGAGGACACCATCCGCGGAATCCTCGGGTTCACGTTCATGTACCTCCTCATCTTCGGGGTGGCGACGGTCCTGATCGCGCTCGACGCGGGCCGCGTCGGGATGGAACTGACGACCCTCGACGTAATCAGCGCGAGCATCGCGACCCTCGGGAACATCGGGCCGGGGTTCGGCCCGCTCGGCCCGTTCGGGAGCTACCTCGACTTCCCGGCGACGAGCAAGCTCCTGATGATATTCCTGATGTGGATCGGCCGCTTGGAGATCATCCCGGGGCTCGTGTTGCTCACGGGGGCGTTCTGGAAGCGGTAG
- a CDS encoding LEA type 2 family protein codes for MSLLEGTLGKVAVAVVVGMVVTTVGAGAALATGVVSPEAPTVESIDNEWGEITNETTGIETRVVVDNPNRFGIPGVAGVSYDVAMNDVTVASGDSGRLAIPPGRNEVDLRTAIDNGKIPAWWASHINNGEETTVSVRPSLDAPLLSRDLPSQDRTFETDMLASFDSESGESVTAGDRTLLTVEETDASWGEATAEETPLRFSGTVTNPNEEAIEFATIGYTVSMNDVTVAEGTTDEAVRIEGESTDAIRVNSTLDNTKLDEWWVSHLRNDEETTLDVRVFAEVETDDGTRRVDLPFMSKRVAFETDILGGGTATTRELDSGGEFDFEAPTVESVERDWTPTDDGTRFVSTVVVDNPNGNESSLGELALDADYRVSLNDVVAVEDGQRAVLDPGRNELEFENTLDDETIQRWWASHVNEGEETTLRTESDVTADLGFAEVPVELPDSTQTFETDMLGGLDGTEQSVEFRGYRIATIQNASSEWGEATTDRSPMDFEADVTNERAEPLTVERFGYNVTANDVVLADNESEVGTTIPGKTTRGIEATGYLENDRIPEWWVEHLSNGERSTVSVSYYVVVEYAGQEFTVELDEMSYERTVETDAFGGE; via the coding sequence GTGAGTCTCCTCGAAGGCACGCTGGGGAAGGTTGCGGTCGCGGTGGTCGTCGGGATGGTCGTCACGACCGTCGGCGCTGGCGCGGCGCTCGCGACCGGGGTGGTGAGTCCCGAAGCCCCGACCGTCGAATCGATAGACAACGAGTGGGGCGAGATCACCAACGAGACCACGGGCATCGAGACCCGGGTCGTGGTCGACAACCCCAACCGGTTCGGTATTCCGGGCGTCGCGGGAGTCTCCTACGACGTGGCGATGAACGACGTGACGGTCGCGTCGGGCGACAGCGGCCGACTCGCCATCCCGCCCGGCCGTAACGAGGTCGACCTCCGGACCGCCATCGACAACGGGAAGATACCCGCGTGGTGGGCGAGCCACATCAACAACGGCGAGGAGACCACGGTGTCGGTCCGTCCGAGCCTCGACGCGCCCCTGCTCTCGCGGGACCTGCCGAGTCAGGACCGGACGTTCGAGACCGACATGCTCGCGTCGTTCGACAGCGAGTCGGGCGAGTCGGTGACCGCGGGCGACCGGACCCTGCTGACGGTCGAGGAGACCGACGCCTCGTGGGGCGAGGCGACCGCCGAGGAGACCCCCCTCCGGTTCTCGGGCACGGTCACCAACCCCAACGAGGAGGCCATCGAGTTCGCCACCATCGGCTACACCGTCTCGATGAACGACGTGACGGTCGCAGAGGGGACGACCGACGAGGCGGTCCGAATCGAGGGCGAGTCGACCGACGCCATCCGGGTGAACTCCACGCTCGACAACACCAAACTCGACGAGTGGTGGGTCAGCCACCTGCGAAACGACGAGGAGACCACCCTCGACGTGCGGGTGTTCGCCGAGGTCGAGACAGACGACGGGACCCGGCGGGTCGACCTCCCGTTCATGAGCAAGCGCGTCGCCTTCGAGACCGACATCCTCGGGGGCGGAACCGCGACCACGCGCGAGCTCGACTCCGGCGGGGAGTTCGACTTCGAGGCCCCGACCGTCGAGTCGGTCGAGCGCGACTGGACCCCGACCGACGACGGCACGCGGTTCGTCTCGACAGTCGTCGTGGACAACCCCAACGGCAACGAGTCGTCGCTGGGCGAACTCGCGCTCGACGCCGATTACCGGGTGTCGCTCAACGACGTGGTCGCGGTCGAGGACGGCCAGCGGGCCGTCCTCGACCCCGGACGCAACGAACTCGAGTTCGAGAACACGCTCGACGACGAGACCATCCAGCGGTGGTGGGCGTCCCACGTCAACGAGGGCGAGGAGACGACTCTGAGGACCGAGTCCGACGTGACCGCCGACCTCGGGTTCGCCGAGGTGCCGGTCGAACTCCCCGACAGCACCCAGACGTTCGAGACCGACATGCTCGGAGGGCTCGACGGCACAGAACAGAGCGTCGAGTTCCGCGGCTACCGGATAGCGACCATCCAGAACGCGTCGTCCGAGTGGGGCGAGGCGACGACCGACCGGAGTCCGATGGACTTCGAGGCCGACGTGACCAACGAGCGCGCCGAACCGCTCACCGTCGAGCGGTTCGGCTACAACGTGACCGCGAACGACGTGGTGCTGGCCGACAACGAGAGCGAGGTCGGGACCACGATACCCGGCAAGACCACCCGCGGAATCGAGGCCACGGGCTATCTGGAGAACGACCGCATCCCCGAGTGGTGGGTCGAGCACCTCTCGAACGGCGAGCGCTCTACGGTCTCGGTCTCCTACTACGTCGTCGTCGAGTACGCCGGGCAGGAGTTCACGGTCGAACTCGACGAGATGAGCTACGAGCGGACCGTCGAGACCGACGCCTTCGGCGGAGAGTAG
- a CDS encoding amino acid permease, giving the protein MSDEELAKDLGLLSALAVGIGTMIGAGIFVLPGIATREAGPIVVLSFLIGGVIAMVNALTVSELGTAMPKAGGAYYYINRALGPLFGSISGMGDWMGLAFASAFYCIGFGGYLTTLLDGVVIPFPGTGGVELLPTIVLGPFVLSDIQIGALLAGVAFVTVNYIGAKETGGVQTVIVTVLLGILTVFAAVGFFSFDWGTVMVDGTIAPLGYTEILPGTALVFVSYLGYAKIATIGEELKDPGRNLPIAIIGSVAIVMVVYSILVGLMVGIIPYDQIDVDTPMSDVARVIFEGNIGVIGITSITLAALLATASSANASILASARINFAMGRDKIVTDWLNEIHPKFATPYRSIAVTGFMIVLFLVVLGGEVEVLAKAASVLHLVVYALINVALVVFREADVPEYDPDFTVPLYPITPILGFVLSLGLIGFMKAIEIALGLVFVAGAVAWYGLYARNKTDREGVLSRHILSRSDEMPDAAVSAANVARPSGGTQYKVMVPVSNPRTESDLLSLASIFAKANDGIVQAVHIVEVPDQTPLLEGSEHVQRINEESRTLMERVRESTETLDVPVEVKTVVSHRSFEEVFEVAERERPDKVVMGWGPDRPWSSGRAERPLEELTHDLPCDFLVLNDRGLETDRVLVPTAGGPDSDLSAEVAKYLREQLGSEITLLHVVDSEDDRETGEAFLTEWAEDHDLGDAAVRVDASGDIEGAIAEAARDHTLVVIGATERGLLSRLVRGSLAYDVVHDVECSVLLAERPTSRSLRERLFGTRSDER; this is encoded by the coding sequence GTGAGCGACGAGGAACTCGCGAAGGACCTGGGCCTGCTCTCGGCACTCGCCGTCGGCATCGGGACGATGATCGGCGCGGGCATCTTCGTCCTGCCGGGAATCGCGACCCGGGAGGCCGGGCCCATCGTCGTCCTGTCGTTCCTCATCGGCGGCGTAATCGCCATGGTGAACGCGCTCACGGTGAGCGAACTCGGCACCGCGATGCCGAAGGCGGGCGGCGCGTACTACTACATCAATCGCGCGCTCGGTCCCCTCTTCGGCTCGATTTCGGGGATGGGCGACTGGATGGGGCTGGCGTTCGCGAGCGCGTTCTACTGCATCGGGTTCGGCGGGTACCTCACGACGCTCCTCGACGGCGTCGTGATTCCGTTCCCCGGAACCGGCGGCGTCGAACTCCTGCCCACGATTGTACTCGGCCCGTTCGTCCTCTCGGACATCCAGATCGGTGCGTTACTGGCTGGCGTCGCGTTCGTCACCGTCAACTACATCGGCGCGAAGGAGACCGGCGGCGTCCAGACCGTCATCGTCACGGTCTTGCTCGGCATCCTCACGGTGTTCGCGGCCGTCGGCTTCTTCTCGTTCGACTGGGGGACGGTGATGGTCGACGGCACCATCGCCCCGCTCGGATACACCGAGATACTGCCGGGGACCGCGCTCGTGTTCGTCTCCTACCTCGGATACGCGAAGATCGCGACCATCGGCGAGGAGCTCAAAGACCCGGGCCGCAACCTCCCCATCGCCATCATCGGGAGCGTCGCCATCGTGATGGTCGTCTACTCCATCCTCGTCGGACTCATGGTCGGTATCATCCCCTACGACCAGATCGACGTCGACACCCCGATGTCCGACGTCGCGAGGGTCATCTTCGAGGGGAACATCGGCGTCATCGGCATCACCTCGATCACGCTGGCCGCGCTGCTCGCGACGGCGTCGAGCGCGAACGCGTCCATCCTCGCGTCGGCCCGCATCAACTTCGCGATGGGACGCGACAAGATAGTCACCGACTGGCTCAACGAGATCCACCCGAAGTTCGCGACTCCCTACCGGTCCATCGCCGTCACGGGCTTCATGATCGTCCTCTTCCTCGTCGTCCTCGGCGGCGAGGTCGAGGTGCTGGCGAAAGCCGCCAGCGTCCTCCATCTGGTGGTCTACGCGCTCATCAACGTGGCGCTGGTCGTCTTCCGCGAGGCCGACGTCCCGGAGTACGACCCCGACTTCACCGTCCCGCTGTACCCGATCACGCCGATCCTCGGGTTCGTGCTCTCGCTCGGCCTGATCGGCTTCATGAAGGCCATCGAAATCGCGCTGGGACTGGTGTTCGTCGCTGGCGCGGTCGCGTGGTACGGGCTGTACGCTCGCAACAAGACCGACCGAGAGGGCGTCCTGAGCCGCCACATCCTCTCGCGGTCCGACGAGATGCCGGACGCGGCGGTCTCGGCCGCGAACGTCGCGCGTCCGTCCGGTGGCACCCAGTACAAGGTGATGGTGCCCGTCTCGAACCCCCGGACCGAGTCCGACCTGCTCTCGCTCGCGAGCATCTTCGCGAAGGCAAACGACGGAATCGTGCAGGCCGTCCACATCGTCGAGGTGCCCGACCAGACGCCGCTGTTGGAGGGGTCCGAACACGTCCAGCGGATAAACGAGGAGTCCCGGACGCTGATGGAGCGCGTCCGCGAGAGCACGGAGACCCTCGATGTTCCCGTGGAGGTGAAGACGGTCGTCTCCCACCGCTCGTTCGAGGAGGTGTTCGAGGTGGCCGAACGCGAACGACCCGACAAGGTCGTCATGGGGTGGGGTCCCGACCGGCCGTGGTCCTCCGGACGAGCCGAGCGGCCGCTGGAGGAGCTGACCCACGACCTCCCCTGCGACTTCCTCGTCCTCAACGACCGGGGTCTCGAAACGGACCGCGTGCTCGTCCCCACCGCGGGCGGTCCCGACTCGGACCTGAGCGCGGAGGTGGCGAAGTACCTCCGCGAGCAACTGGGTTCGGAGATAACGCTCCTCCACGTCGTCGACAGTGAAGACGACCGCGAGACCGGCGAGGCGTTCCTGACCGAGTGGGCGGAGGACCACGACCTCGGAGACGCCGCCGTCCGGGTCGACGCCTCGGGGGACATCGAGGGCGCTATCGCGGAAGCCGCGCGCGACCACACCCTCGTCGTCATCGGGGCCACCGAACGCGGCCTGCTCTCCCGGCTCGTTCGCGGCTCGCTGGCCTACGACGTCGTCCACGACGTGGAGTGTTCGGTCCTGCTGGCCGAGCGACCGACGAGTCGGTCGCTCCGCGAGCGGCTGTTCGGGACTCGGAGCGACGAGCGGTGA
- a CDS encoding Lrp/AsnC family transcriptional regulator, whose protein sequence is MVTAYVMVKANTGEADRLKNEILDIDGVADAHIVAGDVDIIAKVNVESPADVKAIAADSIQNVEGVEDTQTYIAMD, encoded by the coding sequence ATGGTCACGGCATACGTCATGGTAAAGGCGAACACGGGCGAGGCGGACAGGCTCAAGAACGAGATACTCGACATCGACGGCGTGGCCGACGCCCACATCGTCGCGGGCGACGTGGACATCATCGCCAAGGTAAACGTCGAGTCGCCCGCCGACGTGAAGGCCATCGCGGCCGACAGCATCCAGAACGTCGAGGGCGTCGAGGACACACAGACCTACATCGCGATGGACTGA
- a CDS encoding DUF5813 family protein, with protein MTDETVDRAFRQHPSFEKSGEAEFEYTATPFEGVVTVSDSEDADDDATREYRVVVRAPVLDAVVEGETVAEVVRSGWFETLERRLADAHTVTRTESASPPDIRRAGEEVVVVVTFAREDPEYAAEDAQAVVDYVEGTWVQGIIPGYDYREPAAGLLERATENYDDDGQTGPSGAPPL; from the coding sequence ATGACAGACGAGACCGTCGACCGAGCGTTCCGACAGCACCCCTCGTTCGAGAAGTCCGGTGAGGCCGAGTTCGAGTACACCGCGACGCCCTTCGAGGGCGTCGTCACCGTCTCGGATTCGGAAGACGCCGACGACGACGCGACCCGCGAGTACCGCGTGGTCGTCCGCGCCCCGGTCCTCGACGCGGTGGTCGAGGGCGAGACGGTCGCCGAGGTCGTTCGGTCGGGGTGGTTCGAGACGCTGGAGCGCCGACTCGCCGACGCCCACACCGTCACCCGAACCGAGAGCGCGAGTCCGCCCGACATTCGCCGAGCGGGCGAGGAGGTGGTCGTCGTGGTGACCTTTGCCCGCGAAGACCCCGAGTACGCCGCCGAGGACGCTCAGGCGGTCGTCGACTACGTCGAGGGGACGTGGGTGCAGGGCATCATCCCGGGGTACGACTACCGCGAACCCGCCGCGGGGCTGTTGGAGCGAGCGACCGAGAACTACGACGACGACGGCCAGACCGGGCCCTCGGGCGCGCCGCCGCTCTGA